The following proteins are co-located in the Pseudomonas fluorescens genome:
- a CDS encoding FadR/GntR family transcriptional regulator — protein sequence MLSRPLRRKRQKLSDVIVESVKRSIVTDALKPGDRLPTERELMESFQCSKGSAREALKALEVEGLVSTRTGPSGGAYLNQAGTEPASRALRNYLHFQHLDGEQVYQLRKVIEVELAVSVLGRLSEDDYQALQDNVDFCSAPEDSEAGQREQRLAELEFHNLLAKACPNPLLSFMAQFLNDLLRDLVVLKKAYKPKRKQFDAANLDYHKQLLLAFRAEDERAVRSLMHEHMCDAEHHMTALEGEVSPHFLLEFDHNH from the coding sequence ATGCTCAGCCGTCCGCTACGACGCAAACGCCAGAAGCTCTCCGACGTGATTGTCGAGTCGGTCAAGCGCTCCATCGTCACCGATGCCCTGAAGCCAGGCGACCGCCTGCCCACCGAACGCGAGCTGATGGAAAGCTTCCAGTGCTCCAAAGGCTCGGCGCGTGAAGCGCTCAAGGCACTCGAAGTGGAAGGCCTGGTGAGCACGCGCACCGGGCCCAGTGGCGGCGCTTACTTGAATCAGGCCGGTACCGAACCGGCAAGCCGCGCCTTGCGCAACTACCTGCACTTCCAGCACCTGGATGGCGAGCAGGTGTACCAACTGCGCAAGGTTATCGAGGTGGAACTGGCCGTGTCAGTGCTCGGGCGTTTGAGCGAAGACGACTATCAGGCCCTGCAAGACAACGTCGATTTTTGCAGTGCACCGGAAGACAGCGAAGCCGGCCAACGTGAACAGCGTCTGGCCGAACTCGAGTTCCACAACCTGCTGGCCAAGGCGTGCCCCAACCCGTTGTTAAGCTTTATGGCGCAATTTCTTAACGACCTGCTGCGCGATCTGGTGGTGCTGAAAAAAGCCTACAAACCCAAGCGCAAGCAGTTCGACGCGGCCAACCTCGACTACCACAAGCAGTTGCTGCTCGCCTTCCGCGCCGAGGACGAACGCGCGGTGCGCAGCTTGATGCACGAGCACATGTGCGATGCCGAACACCATATGACCGCCCTTGAAGGCGAGGTCAGCCCGCACTTTTTGCTGGAGTTTGATCACAACCACTGA
- a CDS encoding MacB family efflux pump subunit, giving the protein MTTPLIELKNIRKSYGGGDSPQVDVLRGIDLSIHAGEFVAIVGASGSGKSTLMNILGCLDRPTEGEYRFAGENVAHLGSDELAWLRREAFGFVFQGYHLIPSGSAQENVEMPAIYAGISAAERHARAKALLTRLGLADHTANRPHQLSGGQQQRVSIARALMNGGHIILADEPTGALDSHSGAEVMALLDELASQGHVVILITHDREVAARANRIIEIRDGLIIRDSALSETHVPVTANRDALQAVDLRQRLADGAEHNGAWKAELIDAVLAAWRVMWINRFRTALTLLGIIIGVASVVVMLAVGEGSKRQVMAQMGAFGSNIIYLSGSSPNPRTPMGIVTLNDVAALATLPQVKRIMPVNGNYAGVRFGNVDYMAYVGGNDTNFPEIFNWPVVEGSYFTEADERSGATVAVIGHRVREKLFKGVINPIGQYILIENVPFQVIGVLAEKGSSSGLQDSDDRVAIPYTAASVRLLGSYNPEYVVIAAADARKVHEAELAIDQLMQTLHNNKRDYHLTNDAAMIQAEARTQNTLSLMLGSIAAISLLVGGIGVMNIMLMTVRERTREIGIRMATGARQRDILRQFLTEAVMLSVVGGLFGIALALLVGGVLMLAEVAVQFSLVAVLGAFGCALVTGVAFGFMPARKAARLDPVKALTSE; this is encoded by the coding sequence TTGACAACGCCGCTGATCGAACTCAAGAACATCCGTAAATCCTATGGCGGCGGCGACAGCCCGCAGGTCGATGTATTGCGCGGGATCGACCTGTCGATCCATGCCGGGGAATTCGTCGCCATCGTCGGCGCTTCCGGCTCCGGCAAATCCACCTTGATGAACATCCTCGGCTGCCTCGACCGCCCCACGGAAGGCGAATACCGGTTCGCCGGGGAAAACGTCGCACACCTGGGCAGCGACGAACTGGCCTGGCTTCGCCGAGAAGCCTTTGGGTTTGTGTTCCAGGGTTACCACTTGATCCCTTCGGGCTCGGCCCAGGAAAACGTCGAGATGCCGGCGATCTATGCCGGTATCAGTGCCGCAGAACGCCACGCCCGCGCCAAGGCCCTGCTCACCCGCCTGGGCCTGGCCGATCACACCGCCAACCGCCCGCACCAACTCTCCGGCGGCCAACAACAACGCGTGTCGATTGCCCGCGCGTTAATGAACGGCGGGCATATCATCCTCGCCGATGAACCCACCGGCGCGCTCGACAGCCACAGTGGCGCCGAAGTAATGGCCCTGCTCGACGAGCTGGCGAGCCAGGGCCACGTGGTCATCCTGATTACCCACGACCGCGAAGTCGCGGCGCGGGCCAACCGCATCATCGAAATTCGCGACGGCCTGATCATCCGCGATTCGGCGCTGAGTGAAACCCATGTGCCCGTCACGGCCAACCGCGACGCGCTGCAAGCCGTAGACCTGCGCCAGCGCCTCGCCGACGGCGCCGAACATAACGGCGCCTGGAAAGCCGAACTGATCGACGCCGTGCTGGCGGCCTGGCGGGTCATGTGGATCAACCGGTTCCGTACTGCGCTGACGCTGCTGGGGATCATCATCGGCGTGGCGTCGGTGGTGGTGATGCTGGCGGTGGGCGAAGGCAGCAAACGCCAGGTGATGGCACAGATGGGCGCGTTCGGCTCCAACATCATCTACCTCAGTGGCTCTTCGCCCAACCCGCGCACCCCGATGGGGATTGTGACCCTCAACGATGTGGCGGCCCTGGCGACGCTGCCGCAGGTCAAGCGCATCATGCCCGTCAACGGCAACTATGCCGGTGTGCGTTTTGGCAATGTCGACTACATGGCTTATGTCGGTGGCAATGACACCAACTTTCCCGAGATCTTCAACTGGCCGGTGGTCGAGGGCAGCTACTTCACCGAGGCCGACGAGCGCTCCGGGGCAACGGTGGCCGTGATCGGTCACCGTGTACGCGAAAAGCTGTTCAAGGGCGTCATCAACCCCATCGGCCAATACATTCTGATAGAAAACGTGCCATTCCAGGTGATTGGCGTGCTGGCGGAAAAAGGCTCCAGCTCCGGTTTGCAAGACAGCGACGACCGTGTTGCCATCCCCTACACCGCCGCCAGCGTGCGCCTGTTAGGCAGCTATAACCCCGAATACGTGGTGATTGCCGCTGCGGATGCACGCAAGGTGCACGAGGCGGAACTGGCCATCGATCAACTGATGCAAACACTGCACAACAACAAGCGCGACTACCACCTGACCAATGACGCGGCGATGATCCAGGCCGAGGCACGCACGCAAAATACGCTGTCGCTGATGCTCGGTTCGATTGCCGCGATTTCCCTGTTGGTGGGCGGGATTGGTGTGATGAATATCATGTTGATGACCGTGCGCGAGCGTACTCGCGAAATAGGCATCCGCATGGCCACCGGTGCGCGCCAGCGTGACATCCTGCGCCAGTTCCTTACCGAGGCGGTGATGCTCTCGGTCGTCGGCGGCCTGTTCGGCATTGCCCTGGCATTGCTGGTGGGCGGCGTGCTGATGCTGGCAGAAGTCGCCGTGCAGTTTTCCCTGGTGGCAGTACTCGGCGCATTTGGCTGTGCACTGGTCACCGGTGTCGCATTCGGCTTCATGCCGGCCCGTAAAGCTGCCCGGCTCGATCCGGTTAAGGCCTTGACCAGTGAATAA
- a CDS encoding efflux RND transporter periplasmic adaptor subunit, with protein sequence MKRPRPVRRALLAVACLIPLIALAAWQVLPSGRDTLTTVTVTRGNIENSVTALGTLQPRRYVDVGAQASGQIRKIHVEAGDQVSEGQLLVEIDPATQQAKLDASRYAIENLKAQLQEQQAQHALARQKYQRQQRLAAGNATREEDVQTARAELDATQARVGMFQAQIRQAQASLRSDEAELGYTRIFAPMAGTVVAVDARVGQTLNAQQQTPLILRIARLSPMTVWAEVSEADIGHVKPGMTAYFTTLSGGSRRWTSTVRQILPIPPKPLNETSQGNGSPNSTSKTGSGRVVLYTVLLDVDNTDNALMAEMTTQVFFVASQVKDVLTLPVAALLGSPGTDQPIARVVAKNGAIEKRAVRLGISDRLRVEVLEGLKEDDHVLIGPANGSGG encoded by the coding sequence ATGAAACGCCCTCGCCCCGTCCGACGCGCTCTGCTCGCTGTCGCGTGCCTGATTCCCCTCATTGCGCTGGCCGCCTGGCAGGTGTTGCCGTCGGGCCGCGACACCCTGACCACGGTCACCGTAACGCGCGGTAACATTGAAAACAGCGTCACGGCACTCGGCACCCTGCAACCGCGCCGGTACGTCGATGTGGGCGCCCAGGCGTCCGGGCAGATCCGCAAGATCCATGTCGAAGCCGGGGATCAGGTCTCGGAAGGCCAATTGCTGGTGGAAATCGACCCCGCCACGCAGCAGGCCAAACTCGATGCCAGCCGCTACGCCATCGAAAACCTCAAGGCCCAGTTGCAGGAGCAGCAGGCTCAGCACGCGCTGGCGCGCCAGAAATACCAACGCCAGCAACGCCTGGCCGCCGGTAACGCCACCCGCGAGGAAGACGTGCAAACCGCCAGGGCCGAGCTGGACGCCACCCAGGCACGCGTCGGGATGTTCCAGGCGCAGATCCGCCAGGCCCAGGCCAGCCTGCGCAGCGACGAGGCCGAGCTGGGCTACACGCGCATCTTCGCGCCAATGGCCGGCACCGTCGTCGCGGTGGACGCACGGGTTGGCCAGACGCTCAATGCTCAGCAACAGACGCCGCTGATCCTGCGCATCGCCAGGCTGTCGCCGATGACCGTGTGGGCCGAGGTCTCCGAAGCCGACATTGGCCACGTCAAACCCGGCATGACCGCCTACTTCACCACCCTCAGCGGCGGCAGCCGGCGCTGGACCAGCACCGTGCGCCAGATTTTGCCGATACCGCCCAAGCCGCTGAATGAAACCAGCCAGGGCAATGGCAGCCCGAACAGTACGAGCAAAACCGGCAGTGGCCGTGTGGTGCTGTACACCGTGCTGCTGGATGTGGACAACACCGATAACGCGCTGATGGCCGAAATGACCACTCAAGTGTTCTTCGTCGCCAGCCAGGTCAAGGACGTCCTCACCCTACCGGTTGCGGCCCTGCTCGGCAGTCCCGGCACCGACCAGCCGATCGCTCGGGTCGTGGCCAAAAACGGCGCCATCGAGAAACGCGCAGTACGCCTGGGTATCAGCGACCGCTTGCGGGTTGAAGTGCTGGAAGGCCTGAAGGAAGACGATCATGTGTTGATCGGCCCGGCCAACGGCAGTGGGGGTTGA
- a CDS encoding sigma-70 family RNA polymerase sigma factor: MLENYYRELVCFLNAKLGNRQVAEDVVHDAYVRVLERASDTPIEQPRAFLYRTALNLVIDGHRRNALRQSEPLEVLDSEERFATSSPHASHDQARRLDMLERALAELPAACRESFLLRKLEGLSHPQIAEHLSISRSLVEKHIVNAMKHCRVRMREWDAH, encoded by the coding sequence ATGTTGGAAAACTACTATCGCGAGCTGGTGTGTTTCCTCAACGCCAAGCTGGGCAACCGACAGGTGGCCGAGGATGTGGTGCATGACGCTTATGTCCGAGTGCTGGAGCGCGCCAGTGACACGCCGATTGAACAACCGCGGGCGTTTTTATACCGCACTGCGCTGAACCTGGTGATCGACGGCCATCGGCGCAACGCCTTACGCCAGTCCGAACCCCTGGAAGTGCTGGACAGCGAAGAACGCTTCGCCACCAGTTCGCCCCACGCCAGCCACGATCAAGCGCGCCGCCTGGATATGCTCGAACGTGCCCTGGCCGAGCTGCCGGCGGCCTGTCGCGAGAGCTTCCTGCTGCGCAAGCTTGAGGGCCTGTCCCACCCGCAAATCGCCGAGCACCTGAGCATTTCCCGCAGCCTGGTGGAAAAGCACATCGTCAACGCCATGAAGCATTGCCGGGTGCGCATGCGCGAGTGGGATGCGCACTGA
- a CDS encoding branched-chain amino acid ABC transporter permease, which produces MLNLYLFQILNGLGLGMIYFLIAVGLTIIFGLLNFVNFAHGAFFLLGAYICYTAVSLTGNFWLALLIAPLVVAALAWVIERLLIQRIYHLPHMFQILVTLGIALIIQEASVMIWGPVGKSVAVPELLRGVLVVGDFVYPYYRLFLIVFSGLVGLGLWLLLERTRFGALVRAGSESTETVSLLGTNILRLFSMTFALGVALAGVAGVLFAPLRGAQPFVGPEILGVAFVVVVIGGMGSFSGALVGGLLVGVVQSLMTTLWPQGASLMIYGAMAVVILVRPYGLFGRA; this is translated from the coding sequence ATGCTGAATCTTTACCTGTTCCAGATACTCAACGGCCTTGGGCTGGGGATGATCTACTTTCTGATCGCGGTCGGGCTGACGATCATTTTCGGTCTGCTCAACTTCGTCAACTTCGCCCACGGCGCGTTTTTCCTGCTGGGCGCCTACATCTGCTACACCGCCGTGAGCCTCACCGGCAACTTCTGGCTGGCGCTGCTGATTGCGCCGCTGGTGGTGGCCGCGCTGGCCTGGGTCATCGAGCGATTATTGATCCAGCGGATTTATCACTTGCCGCACATGTTCCAGATCCTGGTGACCTTAGGGATTGCGCTGATCATCCAGGAAGCCAGCGTGATGATCTGGGGCCCGGTGGGCAAAAGCGTCGCCGTGCCGGAACTGCTGCGCGGCGTGCTGGTGGTGGGTGATTTCGTCTACCCCTACTACCGCCTGTTTCTGATCGTGTTTTCCGGGCTGGTGGGCCTGGGCCTGTGGCTGCTGCTGGAACGCACACGCTTCGGCGCCCTGGTGCGCGCGGGCAGTGAAAGCACTGAAACCGTATCGCTGCTGGGCACCAACATCTTGCGTTTGTTTTCGATGACCTTTGCCCTGGGCGTGGCCCTGGCTGGCGTGGCCGGTGTGCTGTTCGCGCCGCTGCGCGGCGCCCAACCCTTCGTCGGCCCGGAAATTCTCGGGGTCGCCTTCGTGGTGGTGGTGATCGGCGGCATGGGTTCCTTCAGCGGCGCACTGGTCGGCGGCTTGCTGGTGGGCGTGGTGCAAAGCCTGATGACCACACTCTGGCCCCAAGGCGCGAGCCTGATGATCTACGGCGCGATGGCCGTGGTGATTCTGGTGCGTCCTTACGGCCTGTTCGGGAGAGCCTGA
- a CDS encoding lysine N(6)-hydroxylase/L-ornithine N(5)-oxygenase family protein, whose translation MTQAIASPAVHDLIGIGFGPSNLALAIALQEREKAQGKLDALFLDKQADYRWHGNTLVTQSELQISFLKDLVTLRNPTSPYSFVNYLKAHDRLVDFINLGTFYPCRMEYNDYLRWVAGQFQAQARYGEEVLAIEPILHQHHVEALRVISRDALGEQHVRTTRSVVVSAGGTPRVPPAFKALKDDGRVFHHSQYLARMAQQPCVEGKAMRIAIIGGGQSAAEAFIDLNDSFASVQVDMILRGSALKPADDSPFVNEVFSPAFTDLVFQQVGAERERLVAEYQNTNYSVVDLDLIERIYGIFYRQKVSGVARQAFRTMTVVEKASAGPLGIELTLRNNASGETSLSHYDAVILATGYERQMHRELLAPLQAYMGDFEVARDYRIVTDERCKAGIYIQGFSQASHGLSDTLLSVLPIRADEIAASLYENDRSRGKGRSVQDLLLATAS comes from the coding sequence ATGACACAGGCAATTGCTTCGCCCGCGGTTCACGACCTGATCGGGATCGGTTTCGGCCCCTCGAACCTTGCGCTGGCCATCGCCCTGCAGGAGCGTGAAAAAGCCCAGGGCAAACTGGATGCACTGTTTCTCGATAAGCAGGCCGACTACCGCTGGCACGGCAATACCCTGGTGACCCAGAGTGAACTGCAGATTTCGTTCCTCAAGGACCTGGTGACCTTGCGCAACCCCACCAGCCCTTACTCCTTCGTCAACTACCTCAAGGCCCACGACCGCCTGGTGGACTTCATCAACCTGGGCACCTTTTACCCGTGCCGCATGGAGTACAACGACTACCTGCGCTGGGTTGCCGGGCAGTTCCAGGCCCAGGCGCGCTATGGCGAGGAAGTGTTGGCCATTGAGCCAATCCTGCATCAGCACCACGTCGAAGCGTTGCGTGTGATCTCCCGCGATGCGCTGGGCGAGCAGCATGTGCGCACCACCCGCTCGGTGGTGGTCAGCGCCGGTGGTACACCGCGTGTGCCGCCCGCGTTCAAGGCACTCAAGGATGACGGCCGGGTGTTCCACCATTCCCAATACCTGGCGCGCATGGCCCAGCAGCCTTGCGTGGAAGGCAAGGCGATGCGTATTGCGATCATCGGTGGTGGCCAGAGCGCGGCGGAAGCCTTTATCGACCTCAATGATAGTTTTGCCTCGGTGCAGGTCGATATGATCCTGCGCGGTTCGGCGCTCAAACCGGCCGATGACAGCCCGTTCGTCAACGAAGTGTTTTCACCGGCGTTTACCGACCTGGTGTTCCAGCAAGTCGGCGCCGAGCGTGAGCGCCTGGTCGCCGAATACCAGAACACCAACTACTCAGTGGTGGACCTGGACCTGATTGAACGGATCTACGGTATTTTTTACCGCCAGAAAGTCTCCGGCGTTGCCCGCCAGGCTTTCCGCACCATGACCGTGGTCGAAAAAGCCAGCGCCGGGCCGCTGGGCATCGAGTTGACGCTGCGCAACAACGCCAGTGGCGAAACCAGCCTCAGCCATTACGACGCAGTGATCCTGGCCACCGGCTACGAGCGCCAGATGCACCGCGAACTGCTGGCGCCGCTGCAAGCCTACATGGGCGACTTCGAGGTGGCCCGCGACTATCGCATCGTCACGGACGAGCGCTGCAAGGCGGGGATCTATATCCAGGGTTTCAGTCAGGCCAGCCATGGTTTGAGTGACACGCTGCTTTCGGTATTGCCGATTCGTGCCGACGAGATTGCCGCGTCGCTGTACGAAAACGATCGCAGCCGGGGCAAGGGGCGTTCGGTGCAGGACTTGCTGCTGGCAACTGCCAGCTGA
- a CDS encoding ABC transporter substrate-binding protein, with protein MQRRTLLKASLTAAAALSLPLSVRSAFAAEPFTFYGLKSMSGAFASYGKFADMGSRLAVEQHPEILGRPLNYKVIDTEGNAGKAVRKVQEAIQQDGARFFQGCTLSSSALAVAKEVDKVGGVFMTPVGADEVTGKDCNKATFRWSVPTYGAIRETIVPLIKLLPDAKRWYTITPQYVFGEALLEGAKTVLKDHGLEHVGNSYHSLQEQEFSGYLTNAIAAKPDVLVLLNFGSQSSNTLRQAVNFGIKERMKVLLVWSAGLDQFQELGSDVLEGVYLGAQYWHQVDSPLNRELVKLTQAKYGINPTYPLAADYISTKVMLDTIIATGSFDGPTVAKALQGLSFEGPTGKEQIRAGDHQVIKDYYLMIGKASAEMADKDDLAKVLSAGQSFPPVDATSCVLG; from the coding sequence ATGCAGCGTCGTACGTTGTTGAAAGCCAGTCTTACCGCCGCCGCCGCGCTCAGCCTTCCGTTGAGTGTGCGCTCTGCATTCGCCGCCGAGCCGTTTACCTTTTACGGCCTCAAGTCCATGTCCGGCGCCTTTGCCAGCTATGGCAAGTTTGCCGACATGGGTTCGCGCCTGGCGGTAGAGCAGCACCCCGAGATCCTCGGCCGCCCACTGAACTACAAAGTCATCGACACCGAAGGCAACGCCGGCAAGGCGGTGCGCAAGGTCCAGGAGGCGATCCAGCAGGATGGCGCACGGTTCTTCCAGGGCTGCACGCTGTCGTCATCGGCATTGGCGGTGGCCAAGGAAGTCGACAAGGTCGGCGGCGTCTTCATGACCCCGGTGGGCGCCGATGAAGTCACCGGCAAGGACTGCAACAAGGCCACCTTCCGCTGGTCGGTGCCGACCTACGGCGCGATCCGCGAAACCATTGTGCCGTTGATCAAGCTGCTGCCGGACGCCAAGCGCTGGTACACGATCACCCCGCAATATGTATTCGGCGAAGCCTTGCTCGAAGGCGCGAAAACCGTGCTCAAGGACCACGGTCTGGAACACGTCGGCAACAGCTATCACTCTTTGCAGGAGCAAGAGTTCTCCGGCTACCTGACCAATGCCATCGCGGCCAAGCCCGATGTGCTGGTCCTGCTCAACTTCGGCAGCCAGTCATCCAACACCCTGCGCCAGGCGGTGAACTTCGGTATCAAGGAGCGCATGAAAGTGCTGCTGGTGTGGTCCGCCGGCCTTGATCAGTTCCAGGAACTGGGCAGCGATGTGCTCGAAGGCGTGTACCTCGGTGCGCAGTATTGGCATCAGGTCGACAGCCCGCTCAACCGTGAACTGGTCAAGCTGACTCAGGCCAAATACGGCATCAACCCCACCTACCCGTTGGCTGCCGACTACATCAGCACCAAAGTAATGCTCGACACCATTATCGCCACCGGCAGCTTCGACGGCCCGACCGTCGCCAAGGCCCTGCAAGGCCTGAGCTTCGAAGGCCCGACCGGCAAGGAGCAAATCCGCGCCGGTGACCACCAGGTGATCAAGGACTACTACCTGATGATCGGCAAAGCCAGCGCCGAGATGGCCGACAAGGACGACCTGGCCAAGGTGCTCAGCGCCGGCCAGTCCTTCCCGCCGGTGGACGCCACGAGCTGCGTGCTCGGCTGA
- a CDS encoding efflux transporter outer membrane subunit, protein MNKRLITPHLSVLGLCLLLNACAGTPHDVDSSIAPPPAWQYAEREATQATNQRWWTHFGSPPLNRLVDQARRDSYDVAAAMARVRQAQASAVIAGAPLLPEVNFNLTASREKLLHGSGNASLDATASNKTVDSFGTNLTASYEVDFWGGRAAAHDSALQSLRASEFDQATVELTLLSNVADRYAQTLAARQRQQIAELNLANARHVLDLVQTRYDAGSATALELAQQKSLVASQQRQLPLIQQVAEESLITLAALLGQPVQALDLGTESFQALTWPVIGPGVPSQLLSRRPDLAQAEAQLAAASADVSVARAAMLPTVTLGATLGSGSYKAADLLRSPFYNLTSGLVAPIFNNGRLSAERDKARARQDELLQTYRGAIINGFADVEKSLSSITHLDQQREWQTEELQQAQTAFRIAESRYQAGAEDLLTVLETQRTLYAAQDANVQLRLSRLQASIALYKALGGGWEAKSQ, encoded by the coding sequence GTGAATAAACGACTCATCACACCGCACCTGTCGGTCCTTGGCCTGTGCCTGTTGCTCAACGCCTGCGCAGGCACTCCTCACGACGTCGACAGCAGCATAGCGCCGCCGCCGGCGTGGCAATATGCCGAGCGGGAGGCAACGCAGGCGACCAACCAGCGCTGGTGGACACACTTCGGCAGCCCGCCACTCAACCGCTTGGTCGACCAGGCTCGCCGTGACAGTTATGACGTGGCCGCCGCCATGGCACGGGTGCGCCAGGCCCAGGCCAGTGCGGTCATTGCCGGGGCACCGTTGTTACCCGAAGTGAACTTCAACCTCACCGCCAGCCGCGAAAAACTCCTGCACGGCAGCGGCAACGCATCGCTGGATGCCACAGCAAGCAACAAAACCGTCGACAGCTTTGGCACCAACCTCACCGCCAGTTATGAAGTGGACTTCTGGGGAGGGCGCGCCGCCGCTCACGACAGTGCGCTGCAAAGCCTGCGAGCGAGTGAGTTCGACCAGGCCACGGTCGAGCTGACCCTGCTCAGCAACGTCGCCGACCGCTATGCGCAAACGCTTGCTGCTCGCCAACGCCAACAGATCGCCGAGCTGAACCTGGCGAATGCCCGCCATGTGCTCGACCTCGTGCAAACCCGCTACGATGCGGGCTCCGCCACCGCACTGGAACTGGCGCAACAAAAGAGTCTGGTGGCCAGCCAGCAACGCCAGTTGCCGCTGATTCAACAAGTGGCCGAAGAATCGTTGATCACCCTTGCAGCCCTTCTTGGCCAGCCGGTCCAGGCCCTGGACCTGGGCACCGAGTCGTTCCAGGCGCTGACCTGGCCGGTGATTGGCCCGGGCGTGCCCAGCCAACTGCTTAGCCGCCGCCCCGACCTGGCCCAGGCCGAGGCACAGCTGGCTGCGGCAAGTGCCGATGTGAGCGTGGCCCGTGCGGCGATGCTGCCCACCGTGACCCTGGGCGCCACGCTCGGTTCGGGTTCCTACAAGGCCGCCGATCTGCTGCGCAGCCCGTTCTACAACCTGACCTCGGGCCTGGTGGCGCCGATCTTCAATAATGGCCGTTTAAGCGCTGAACGCGACAAGGCGCGTGCACGGCAGGACGAACTGCTGCAAACCTATCGCGGCGCGATCATCAACGGCTTTGCCGATGTGGAGAAATCCCTCAGCAGCATCACCCACCTGGACCAGCAGCGCGAATGGCAGACCGAGGAATTGCAACAGGCCCAGACTGCCTTCAGGATCGCCGAAAGCCGCTACCAGGCCGGCGCCGAAGACCTGCTGACTGTGCTCGAAACCCAACGCACGCTGTACGCGGCCCAGGACGCGAATGTGCAACTGCGACTGTCACGGCTGCAAGCCAGCATTGCGCTGTACAAAGCCCTGGGCGGCGGCTGGGAGGCCAAGTCCCAATAA
- a CDS encoding alpha/beta fold hydrolase codes for MKPSVLVRSLVCVCLWLIASRALTAPLIAPSAIDWLLDCPFPAFERPDPEVLDRTQCGRVNVPRDYADPQRGNVLLSLTRVGARQPLSREGMVFIQSGEPQKGQGTTFAVHLVSRWESYATQAYRTLVNRYDVIELSARDLSQPNGVEQAARDMEFVRAQLGDTQLNYLGNAEGTRVGGRYAALFPERVARMVLVNVEDREPAASGVEQLLLKESARAVAAGCVKRWVGDFLVSGTQPPPSTRCLDLGNWE; via the coding sequence ATGAAACCCAGCGTTCTTGTAAGAAGCCTGGTGTGCGTCTGCCTCTGGCTGATAGCAAGCCGGGCGCTTACCGCGCCACTGATTGCGCCCAGCGCAATTGACTGGCTGCTGGACTGCCCCTTCCCCGCCTTCGAACGGCCGGACCCCGAGGTTCTGGACCGAACTCAATGCGGCAGGGTAAACGTGCCTCGCGACTATGCCGACCCCCAGCGTGGCAATGTGCTCCTATCGCTGACCCGTGTCGGCGCACGGCAGCCGCTGAGCCGTGAGGGCATGGTGTTCATCCAATCGGGTGAACCGCAAAAGGGTCAAGGCACGACCTTCGCCGTCCATTTGGTCAGCCGCTGGGAGTCCTACGCCACCCAGGCCTATCGCACACTGGTCAACCGTTATGACGTCATCGAATTGAGCGCCCGCGACCTCAGCCAACCCAACGGTGTCGAGCAGGCCGCACGTGATATGGAGTTTGTGCGCGCGCAATTGGGCGACACACAGCTCAACTACCTGGGCAATGCTGAAGGCACCCGGGTCGGTGGGCGATATGCCGCGCTGTTTCCGGAACGCGTTGCACGCATGGTGCTGGTTAACGTCGAGGACCGTGAACCGGCCGCGTCCGGTGTCGAGCAACTGTTGCTCAAGGAGTCGGCTCGCGCCGTCGCCGCCGGGTGCGTCAAACGGTGGGTGGGTGATTTTCTGGTATCCGGCACACAGCCGCCGCCTTCGACGCGCTGCCTCGACTTGGGTAACTGGGAATAG